TAAGGCAGGTCCTCCTTCTCTACCTATCGATTGTAGCTCGCGCAATTAGGAAAACCGAATAGTTCAACATTGTTTGACAAAATAATGGATGGTTTTCCAATTACTTATTTAAGTTATTCCTCTAagctatatttattttttatatttttgtcgtattttaaataaattaattgaattacatttcTGATTAATTATTCGTTAATCAACCAATAAATTGGGTTAGCCTtcaagttttatattttataaaatcaaattgcacGTATATGATATTTATACAAATGATAACTGCTAGTATAGACCAgttttacttcttttttattgCGGAATTCACTGGACTTTTCAATGAGATTCCTATATAAGAGACTCCAAAGGGGTTAAACTCATAagtaaatgtatatatgtatatgtctAATTTTGCTGAAGTATTAAATCATATCGGTAGAAAActgttttaataaaataaaaatactaataaaaattattaagttTCTGGATTAAAatcttttataatataaatggTTTAACTGaattatatagaaaataaatacactatATTGTTCacaactaatttaaataaaaagtataggATAGGTACAACGGTAGGCTTCAAAATGTAGCAATTATTTAGACCATCTTCAactcatacacatacacacactctcacagaAAGCGCAGAGCAGACGCGTCGCACATTTGGCACaccgcaaagtatgcaatcaatttttattgccCACATGCAGTGAGTGGGCGTGAGGGGGTTGGTGTGGGCGTGGACTTGTGCTAGCGCCAGTGCAATGTTTTactaataattttcaatataatcaGCACCTGTGACGACGACAAGGACGACGCGTCGCCCTCAACAGAGGCCACAGCAGAGGCAGCTGGCAggcaacgacgacggcaacggcACAAATGTTGCTAATGTATAAACATTTGAGGCTGCTGGTAAAGTTAGAGagaataaaaattgaaatgcctTAGCATACCCAGCAAGGCGCAACAGGGCCAAGAAGCGAACGGGGGACTCCCCATAGAGCCAACACTTGCCACATTATGTAGCAGCCGCGTTAACTGGAACTCAGTCGCAGAGCGAATGGCACAAAACCTAATGCGTTTCGCTTGCGGAGCACCACATGCGGCTGGGCAGAAAGGTAATGGCCATGGCTTCAAGAGAAGACGACCAGTAAATGTGGCGTCTACAGCACCAATGAGGCTactcatttattttaagtatacaCTGACTTCATACTGTCATCGCTATCGGATATACTGAATGTGCAATACGTAATCAATGACCTCcctgtaaaatatttactatagattaaattacaaaaacacataattttaatatattgtttacgttattgaaatgtttatattttgaatattgaattattGATCATACATTTGCGACAATATCCGAAACCCTCTATGATTATTGATTGTAATATGGCGAGGCTAATAAAGAAAGcataagcaattaaattttcgcCTTCAACTGATAGAAATATTAATAAGTTTCTTTGTTgtcattgaaaatataaagaaacattattttattatattgttaaGATTGTTCAAatgattatattttgaatattaagtTATAGATTATACATTAGAAGAAACCCTCTAAGATTTTCGATTGTAATGTTGCGAGACTattctttcttcttttaacTAATAAAAATGCTACGATCAGCAAGTTCTGTTTTTATCCACTCATATTGACCTTGAACGTCAGTAAATTTCGTTCCGTTTGTAGAGATTCCATGGCTCCAAATTCCAATTTGATAATACCGATTGGTACTACCTTGTTCGGGACATACCAGAGGTGAGCCGTTTCCATAGGTGAGATCCGAATTGTTACCTGTTACACACAGCAGAGTTTTGTGTACAAAGCTGTTACATTGAGTTAACTGAAGTTTCATTGCTCTCATAATGGATTGATGCGCCCATGTATCATCATTCCAGCCTGTGACAATGCATTCCTTCCTGTTCAGTTCAATGTTGCTGGCCAAACATATGGGTCGAATGTGCGGTAACAGTTTGAATGGTTTCTCTAAAATAAGCAACGCCACATCATTTGCATAGACATCAAAAACAAACTTGTGATGTATCACAGTCTCTTTGACGAATCTCTCCTCATATGACAATGCCTCTTTGTTGGTTTTCATATCCCATTCACCAGCTCGAACCTTCCGGTGTTTTGAATTCAGTTCACTTGCGCTGGTTAGCACCACCTTTATTGAGATCAATGAACCACCAAAGAGATATTTATCCTCCATGTCAAATACACCAACAGTCCAGGGGTACTCTCCGAAATTCGATTCACTCGCTCTTTTTCCCTTAATGGTCATAATAACACCATTATTTGTACCATAGCCACAACTGGAGGGGACTGATTTAATAAACCGTCTCGAAGCATTTGACTATTGTATGTAGAATAATGATAATTAAGATcgtaattgaattaaaataattttatacttaCAATCTCCGCATAGGGGCAGCAGGTCTCCAAGTAATGACATTCGTCTCTTGTAGTTATATCGATTTCATATTTATCGTTCAGCGTCCTGGAGCTCTTGCATTTCCAAAATGCAACACATCGATTCTCATTGTCTTCACCGCATTGCACAATGGGTGCTAcggttgttgtcgttgtagtgCTTCTTGTCGTTGatggtggtgttgttggtgctgGTGTTGTggtggtagttgttgttggtgctgggGTTGTggtggtagttgttgttgttgttgttatttttgggATCGCTGTAATTGGTGATTCTGTTACTGGAAAGTAGGGTTCATTATTAAAgcgtttttccaatttccgCATGGCATCACGGAATATTTCCTCAGTTTCTTCCGCTAATAACCAATTGCAAGTTgaattcaatatattatttaagttttgtAATAATTGATTCTCGATTTCTTCCCACTGTGTATGATTACAGCCATCGTATTTTCCATTCATAATATCATCAAAAATGTCGTCGGAATCGTCGGCTCTAACCACACTGGCTAAACAGACTATCAGAAGCCATAGCAAACCCCTTACAAAGAGCATCTCGGGAGAGTTGTTAATGATGAGCAAGAGTTATCACTAACGCGTATTATTGAGAATACTCAAAAATTTTCAGGTTAAATGCACAccaaatgaataataatacgaTCCCACAATCtcaaaatttattgaactttCCTACTGCGCTGGCCGACCTCGCATAATGCACTGattgttcaatttaaactGAAATTCAAACCATGCGATTGTGAACCAcattaaagtatataaaaaaacatttcacgattgcatataaattaaaaactcatTGATAAGCCTCTAACCAGTAatgctatatatatttctaaagcaattaaatttgaggcgcaataataatttgataagtTCAATAATATCGAAatgtacttacacatacatcctttaaatacataacaaatttgtacaGTCAATACAAACATTTGAGAGATTTAACATATTCGGCGTGTTTTGCTTGGTGTCATGGAGGACTTCCAAGATCATTTTCCTTCTgaaggcgggcaaatgcagcCATGTTATTCCCAACAACTTCAGGCCAATCAGCCTAAAGACTTTTCTACTAAAAACCTTAGAAAAGCTTTGGGGGCTGTTCTTGATATTTCAGGCGCCTTTAATAATGACACAAATGATGCCATTATGAAGCGCCTGGATTCAGTCAACACGGCTTCAGTGATCCATCGATGGATCTACTGCCTTCTTGGTGATAAGCGGGTGGTAGTTACGAATGGCGATTCAACCATTAAAATGAACGTGCTAGGAGGCACTCTCCCGGGCCCGAGCCCCAGGTTGCCAAACACTCCAATAAACTCCCTGACTACTACAGCATTATTTAAGTGAGTTGGCCAACGcaattaacatctttgttgacagcaaagcttatataaaataaacgcATTCTGATGTTGTCAAATCCAAGGTTGTCCTGGAGAGCAGAAGAGTAATTGAGTCACTGAACTCAACTGCGGTCAGGTCAGTTCAACTGCCACCAGGGCATGGAAGGTAATGAGATCGCAAGCACCCTTGCCAAAGAAGGCTTTGGGTTTGATATCAGCAACATGTATAATGGGCTGATATCCCTTATCGAAGAAACTAAAGCACACTCTAAGCCACGATGTATCAGTACAGCTACGGACTTCCACAAGTCAATGTTCTGCCCCTCTAAGTGCTGCCGGTCGTACTTACCTAATTTTTTAAGATATGTGCAATGAATTTGATCGGATAATTTGATGAATGACTCATTGAGAGCGGCTTCCAATTGCACAAGTTGTTCGGGCGTTGCATTGAGTAAACTTTTCAGCTTGTCTTCTAAAATGTTTTTCTCCAAATCCAGATCGAGTTTATCGCATTTTCTAGTTGTAGTTTCAGGCTCCGGCTGTTCTGTTGTTTCCGGCGTAGTTTGTTCTTCTTCTAACGATCCTAATAGGTCGTCCAACTTTTCGTAATCATCATTGTCATCTTGATTTATGTAATGCcgaagaaataataatttataatttagatAAATTTTACACTGTGTTGTATACAATTCTTTAGCACTTACCGTCTGTTGTATCCGCAACTACAAAGCCCGTGAGGAGCAGAGGAATTAAAACAATCTTCCATGAACACAACATTATGACGACTATCTGAATTAGTCCAATTCTAGAGCATTTatgtatacccgctactccGCTTACTTTCAGTGAAATTTGTTGTGATTCATTTATAAGTGAGTACCAGCCGCAAAATAATCACTTGGTGTGAGTGCGcatattagaaatatttataattatacgTATGTATAATGTACTCATGGCTTTTTTCCTTGGGTTTAATAAAGTACTTTATCAACaattcacatacatacatattgtttaattttagtaaaatGTACAGTTTAGCTGTTGATAAGTGTgtggcaaaataaatattttaaacattaagAAGAGTTTGTGAGACATTAAAAGTGAATCTTAAATTCATCAAGATTAACAGGAAATAGAGTATCGCGAAGTCTCGACTAAAGTATGTCTCTTCTTcattatttaatgtttatgCGCTGACCAGAAAGCAGTCAGTATTGAAACAGATTTCAAATTTACCTTAAACAAACTTAGCAGGAAGAAGATGAATATCAAAGGCAATTGAagcaaatcaacaacaaaaattagctatttaataaattgtgcTACACTGACAGCATTCAAAAagtgaatatttatatataaataagtaatcCGCACTGCAACAATCATATTTCCAtacaaagtaaacaattgTCTTGGCGATCTTCTTAGAACATTTTCTAATGTTTCCTTTTGGTGAGCTTCTAAACTATTTTAGTAGCCCTTACATATTAAactattgtttattaatgAAACACGCAAGTTCAAATTTCaagtttaattttgaaataattttaaggcGCCAAAATTTTGGAAGTGGAATAATCAGATTGTTTCCAACGATATCGCATTTCTTTTTCgataaattttctaaaaaatttCCCAAAATACGACCGTTTTTTCAGAATCATTTCCGCTTGATCAGTGGTGCCGCACCATTAGCCGGACCTCTCTTACACAGAGCCGCTTATGGATTGATGAATGTTCTACTTCACAGAAGTTTCTATAATGGAAGCCTAGTCTAAGCAGCGTATTAGTTTCTTAGATCTcaatatgaaatattcattGCTCTTATGTGGGATATTTCTGCACTTGACGCTGATTAGTTCAGACGTTGTGGGTAAAACCAAATACCGGGAAAGAACTTGTGATCCGACCCATCGTCTGAGGATGAAGTAGTTGTGAGATCGTGTGGAGTTCAAAAGGACAAGGAATGTGTGCTAGAACATTTGGAACAATCATAACGGATAGCAGCGCTATCATCGATTTGCGCAATGCATCATTCTCGAATAATTATGGATGCTTATGGACCGAGATTTGCTGCGCTGATGGCGAAAAGGTTTGAAAAAGAGAAAGCGCCAAAAAAATCACacattttgcaaaaatttcgagatacttctttttattttaattttaattcaaaaatactaatttatCATTTggtgatatattttaagaacattGAAAGCTAACGATAAATTAACTCAAAAGTAAATGTGGCAATATCAatagcaatttaaaaaaacttaACTTTGATATTTTTCTAATTCAGAAAATAATCATCGATACcgtatttttataatattcatcAACACTAATACTAAATACTGTTAACATGGACTGAATGAACAAAACgtcattgaaaatataaagaaacataattttattatattgttaaCATTGTtcaaatgtatatgtatgtgtatgtatattttgattattaagTTTTAGATTATACATTAGAAGAAACCCACGAAGATTTTCGATTGTAATTTTGCGAGACTATTCTTTCTTCCTTTAACTAATCAAAATACTACGATTAGCAAGTTCTGATCTTATCCACTCATATTGACGTTGAACGTCAGTGAATTTCGTTCCATTTGTAGAGATTCCATGGCTCCAAATTCCAATTTGATAATACCGATTGGTACTACCTTGTTCGGGACATACCAGAGGTGAGCCGTTTCCATAGGTGAGATCCGAATTCTTACCTGTTACACACAGCAGAGTTTTGTGTACAAAGCTGTTACATTGAGTTAACTGAAGTTTCATTGCTCTCATAATGGATTGATGCGCCCATGTATCATCATTCCAGCCTGTGACAATGCATTCCTTCCTGTTCAGTTCAATGTTGCTGGCCAAACAGATGGGTCGAATGTGCGGTAACAGTTTGAATGGTTTCTCTAAAATAAGCAGCGCCACATCATTTGCATAGACATCAAAAACAAACTTGTGATGTATCACAGTCTCTTTGACGAATCTCTCCTCATATGACAATGCCTCTTTGTTGGTTTTCATATCCCATTCACCAGCTCG
This DNA window, taken from Drosophila nasuta strain 15112-1781.00 chromosome 2L, ASM2355853v1, whole genome shotgun sequence, encodes the following:
- the LOC132798541 gene encoding phenoloxidase-activating factor 2-like, whose product is MLCSWKIVLIPLLLTGFVVADTTDDDNDDYEKLDDLLGSLEEEQTTPETTEQPEPETTTRKCDKLDLDLEKNILEDKLKSLLNATPEQLVQLEAALNESFIKLSDQIHCTYLKKLVTESPITAIPKITTTTTTTTTTPAPTTTTTTTPAPTTPPSTTRSTTTTTTVAPIVQCGEDNENRCVAFWKCKSSRTLNDKYEIDITTRDECHYLETCCPYAEISNASRRFIKSVPSSCGYGTNNGVIMTIKGKRASESNFGEYPWTVGVFDMEDKYLFGGSLISIKVVLTSASELNSKHRKVRAGEWDMKTNKEALSYEERFVKETVIHHKFVFDVYANDVALLILEKPFKLLPHIRPICLASNIELNRKECIVTGWNDDTWAHQSIMRAMKLQLTQCNSFVHKTLLCVTGNNSDLTYGNGSPLVCPEQGSTNRYYQIGIWSHGISTNGTKFTDVQGQYEWIKTELADRSIFIS